A single Argentina anserina chromosome 7, drPotAnse1.1, whole genome shotgun sequence DNA region contains:
- the LOC126803093 gene encoding protein REDUCED CHLOROPLAST COVERAGE 1 isoform X1, translating to MAPRNSRGKGKVGEKKKKEEKVLPVVMDITVNLPDESSVVLKQGISTDRIIDVRQLLSVNTETCNITNFSLSHEVRGKRLKDTVDVSALKPCVLTLVEEDYDEERATAHVRRVLDIVACTTSFGASPSPPLPAKDQTLKPDASPAAVSGKNAPDNSAKKSSAAAKPQASAGSDKRDVAVDSDAELSHSCLKLGSFYDFFSLAHLTPPLQFIRRVTKRQVDEISAEDHLYSLEVKLCNGKVLLVEACRKGFYSVGKQRVLCHNLVDLLRQLSRAFDNAYDDLMKAFSERNKFGNLPYGFRANTWLVPPVAGQSPSGFPALPVEDEAWGGNGGGLGRDGQFDLIPWANEFWYIASMPCKTAEERQVRDRKAFLLHSLFVDVSIFRAIKAVQHVMSKPDLTCSAANSDVLYSKRVGDLNVTVTKDVNNASCKVDTKIDGIQATGVDKKNLAQRNLLKGITADENTAAHDVTTLGVVNVRYCGYIAVVKVEGKETKKVNSPSQSMDLLDQREGGANALNINSLRLLLHTNTPSEQNKVASHGQGLEHEELSASCAFVENLLEESLAKLDKEEPDCDSFVRWELGACWIQHLQDQKNTDKDKKPLGEKPKNEMKVEGLGTPLRSLKNTKKKSEGLNIKGQSDSSKLHADGVVGEVENAIGIVDSKVETSARDNELVLTEMLSDAAFARLKESETGLHCKSMPELIDLSQKYYAEVALPKLVADFGSLELSPVDGRTLTDFMHTRGLRMRSLGQVVKLSDKLSHVQSLCIHEMIVRAFKHILQAVISAVKSTEKLAVSIAAALNLMLGDAESEDFNKSSNVHSLVWRWLDVFLRKRYGWDVSGFNYNDVRRFAILRGLCHKVGIEMVPRDFDMESPYPFQSSDIVSLVPVHKQAACSSADGRQLLESSKTALDKGKLEDAVAYGTKALAKLVAVCGPYHRMTAGAYSLLAVVLYHTGDFNQATIYQQKALDINERELGLDHPDTMKSYGDLAVFYYRLQHTELALKYVKRALYLLHLTCGPSHPNTAATYINVAMMEEGLGNVHVALRYLHKALKCNQKLLGPDHIQTAASYHAIAIALSLMEAYPLSVQHEQTTLQILRAKLGPDDLRTQDAAAWLEYFESKAFEQQEAARNGTRKPDASIASKGHLSVSDLLDYINPTHDAKGRDASMKRKTYITKLKEKSYQTITSASSDNSSKETTKEASDEENTLERTDKTEPIQENIRESVEPQHVVEEIPVESSNMVYSETHVEGEDDWQPVQRPRSVGSYGRRVKQRRAAIGKVYSYQKKYVDTVTDYPSVKNTNQNSRYYLLKKRPTSHGSFTENQIANSSQGTKFGRRIVKAIAYRVKSMPLSTKVDAAESLSSTSEVSPNVSPHGGPVKSSIVSLGKSPSYKEVALAPPGSIAKMQTVLPQNGISDNHEHGIQTQGDEIIEIRGDSNPKIAVLKTMLEEKKDCVLVSTDALREHTEPVEKKEDIKSPEVKEDNTSLVFGTVDELGSSALKFHEAAVDKVLVDGLPKSIDSVKEGLCENNPSNTSEMHDSISTLQGVDALEASSLVNAVDSRGLPNKKLSASAAPFNPSPSIRAAPVPMNIAIPSGPGPIPTIAPWSVNLNIHPGAAVLPTGNPMCSSPHHPYPSPPATPNIIQPLPFMFPPPYNQPQVVRTSTFPVTSAFHPNHFTWQCNVNPNVSEFVPTTVWHGCHPMEFSAPAPVVEPLSDPPPLESKIQNDDSAPVLPVDIDNVEDSKKEADLLTSEATCNPIESVKEVCPDLCGVENAQNKSCVNQNGKVGSGAEGTTDGEKTFSILIRGRRNRKQTLRMPVSLLSRPYGSQSFKVIYNRVVRGNDASKPISFASSENCTATAT from the exons ATGGCACCCAGAAACAGTCGTGGAAAGGGCAAAGttggagagaagaagaagaaggaagagaaGG TTCTTCCTGTTGTGATGGACATCACTGTGAACCTTCCAGATGAAAGCAGTGTTGTTTTAAAG CAGGGAATATCGACGGATAGGATCATCGACGTCCGCCAACTATTATCGGTGAACACCGAAACTTGTAACATCACCAATTTCTCACTATCTCATGAG GTAAGAGGCAAACGTTTGAAAGATACGGTGGACGTCTCCGCACTCAAGCCATGCGTCCTCACCTTGGTCGAAG AGGACTATGATGAAGAGCGCGCCACCGCGCACGTGCGGCGCGTGCTGGACATCGTTGCCTGCACGACGAGCTTCGGCGCGTCACCGTCGCCGCCTCTTCCGGCGAAGGACCAAACCCTCAAGCCCGACGCCTCTCCCGCAGCCGTCTCCGGTAAAAACGCGCCGGATAACTCCGCCAAGAAATCCTCCGCCGCGGCCAAGCCTCAAGCCTCTGCCGGTTCTGATAAGCGTGACGTGGCGGTGGACTCGGACGCTGAGCTGAGCCACTCTTGCCTCAAGCTCGGCTCTTTCTACGACTTCTTCTCGCTCGCTCACCTCACTCCTCCTCTGCAAT TTATCAGAAGAGTGACGAAACGACAAGTCGATGAGATTTCGGCAGAAGATCACCTCTATTCTCTTGAA GTGAAGCTTTGCAATGGGAAGGTTCTGCTGGTTGAGGCTTGCCGGAAGGGCTTCTATAGTGTAGGAAAGCAGCGCGTTCTGTGTCATAACCTCGTCGATTTGCTACGCCAGCTCAGTAGAGCTTTCGACAAT GCTTATGATGATCTGATGAAAGCATTTTCGGAGCGTAATAAG TTTGGGAATCTTCCCTACGGCTTTCGAGCAAACACGTGGCTTGTACCGCCGGTTGCAGGGCAGTCTCCTTCGGGTTTTCCTGCTCTCCCTGTGGAGGACGAAGCTTGGGGAGGAAATGGAGGGGGTCTAGGAAGAGATGGGCAATTTGATCTGATTCCTTGGGCTAATGAGTTTTGGTATATTGCGTCTATGCCTTGCAAGACGGCAGAGGAGAGGCAGGTTCGAGATAGGAAGGCATTCCTTCTTCACAGCCTATTTGTCGACGTTTCCATTTTTAGAGCCATTAAAGCCGTGCAGCATGTGATGTCAAAGCCGGATTTGACTTGTTCAGCTGCAAACAGTGATGTTCTTTATAGTAAGAGAGTAGGGGACCTGAATGTGACAGTAACAAAGGATGTTAACAATGCAAGCTGTAAGGTAGATACTAAGATTGATGGAATTCAGGCAACTGGAGTGGATAAAAAGAATCTAGCACAGCGAAACCTTCTGAAAGGGATCACTGCTGACGAGAACACTGCTGCACAT GATGTCACCACTTTAGGTGTTGTCAATGTCCGATACTGTGGTTACATTGCAGTTGTGAAAGTTGAGGGGAAAGAAACTAAGAAAGTCAATTCTCCATCACAAAGCATGGACCTCCTTGATCAACGTGAAGGTGGTGCTAATGCCCTTAATATTAACAG TTTGAGATTATTACTTCACACGAATACACCTTCAGAGCAGAATAAAGTAGCATCACATGGGCAAGGTCTGGAACATGAAGAGCTTTCTGCTTCCTGCGCTTTTGTAGAGAATCTGTTAGAAGAAAGTCTTGCTAAGCTGGACAAAGAGGAGCCAGATTGTGATAGTTTTGTGAGATGGGAACTGGGAGCTTGCTGGATACAGCACTTGCAAGACCAAAAAAATACAGACAAGGATAAGAAACCATTGGGTGAGAAGCCTAAGAATGAGATGAAGGTCGAGGGACTTGGGACACCTCTCAGATCTCTTAAGAACACGAAGAAGAAATCAGAGGGACTCAATATCAAAGGCCAGTCTGATAGCTCAAAGTTGCATGCAGATGGTGTTGTGGGGGAAGTAGAAAATGCTATAGGTATTGTGGATTCAAAGGTTGAAACCAGTGCTAGGGATAATGAGCTTGTGCTGACAGAGATGCTGTCTGATGCAGCCTTTGCTCGACTAAAAGAATCAGAAACCGGACTTCATTGCAAG TCTATGCCAGAACTGATTGACTTATCTCAGAAGTATTATGCTGAAGTTGCTCTTCCAAAACTG GTAGCCGATTTTGGTTCATTGGAACTTTCACCAGTTGATGGTCGAACTTTGACTGATTTCATGCATACTAGAGGTCTTCGGATGCGTTCTCTTGGGCAAGTT GTCAAGCTGTCAGATAAGCTATCACATGTGCAGTCCCTTTGCATTCATGAGATGATAGTGCGAGCTTTTAAGCACATACTTCAGGCAGTGATTTCTGCTGTTAAAAGTACTGAGAAATTGGCTGTGTCGATTGCTGCTGCATTGAATCTCATGTTGGGGGATGCAGAAAGTGAAGATTTTAATAAGTCTTCCAACGTGCATTCCCTCGTGTGGAGATGGCTGGATGTATTCTTACGAAAGAGATATGGATGGGATGTTAGTGGCTTCAACTATAATGATGTGAGGCGATTTGCAATTTTACGCGGACTGTGTCATAAG GTGGGCATTGAGATGGTTCCACGAGATTTTGATATGGAGTCTCCATATCCATTTCAGAGTTCTGATATTGTCAGCTTAGTTCCAGTACATAAG caAGCTGCATGCTCTTCCGCAGATGGTAGGCAACTGCTGGAGTCATCAAAAACAGCCTTAGATAAGGGAAAACTTGAAGATGCAGTTGCATATGGTACTAAG GCTCTTGCAAAGTTGGTAGCAGTTTGTGGTCCATATCATCGAATGACAGCAGGAGCTTACAGCCTCCTTGCTGTAGTTTTGTATCACACTGGAGATTTTAATCAG GCTACAATTTATCAGCAAAAGGCTCTGGATATCAATGAGAGAGAATTAGGGCTTGACCATCCAGACACTATGAAGAGTTATGGGGATCTTGCTGTATTCTATTACAGACTTCAACATACCGAGCTGGCTCTCAA ATATGTAAAACGTGCCCTGTATCTCTTGCACCTCACATGTGGACCATCTCATCCGAACACTGCTGCCACATACATCAATGTGGCTATGATGGAAGAAGGCCTGGGAAATGTACATGTTGCCCTCAGATATCTACACAAGGCTTTGAAGTGTAATCAGAAGTTACTCGGCCCAGACCATATCCAg ACTGCGGCTAGTTACCATGCTATTGCAATTGCACTCTCATTGATGGAAGCATATCCTCTAAGTGTTCAGCATGAGCAAACAACATTGCAAATTCTGCGAGCAAAGCTTGGACCAGATGATCTACGTACACAA GATGCTGCTGCCTGGCTTGAATATTTTGAGTCCAAGGCTTTTGAACAGCAAGAAGCTGCAAGAAATGGGACTCGAAAGCCAGATGCATCTATAGCCAGCAAAGGCCACTTAAG TGTATCAGATTTGCTAGATTACATCAACCCCACTCATGATGCTAAAGGAAGAGATGCGTCAATGAAGAGGAAAACCTACATAACAAAG TTGAAGGAAAAATCCTATCAAACGATCACCTCAGCAAGTTCTGACAACTCTTCTAAGGAAACCACAAAAGAGGCCTCAgatgaagaaaatacacttgaACGGACAGATAAAACAGAACCCATCCAAGAAAACATCCGTGAATCGGTTGAACCCCAGCATGTTGTAGAAGAGATTCCTGTGGAAAGTTCAAATATGGTCTATTCAGAAACACATGTTGAAGGGGAAGATGACTGGCAACCTGTTCAAAGGCCTAGATCAGTGGGTTCATATGGGCGTCGTGTAAAGCAGCGGCGGGCAGCTATTGGGAAGGTCTATAGTTACCAGAAGAAATATGTAGATACTGTCACAGATTACCCTTCGGTGAAGAATACCAACCAAAACAGTAGGTATTATCTTCTAAAGAAAAGGCCGACATCACACGGAAGTTTTACAGAAAATCAGATTGCGAATTCCTCCCAAGGTACCAAGTTTGGACGGAGAATAGTAAAAGCCATTGCATACAGAGTCAAGTCTATGCCTTTGTCCACCAAAGTCGATGCAGCAGAAAGTTTGAGTTCCACATCAGAAGTCAGTCCAAATGTTTCCCCGCATGGTGGTCCAGTAAAAAGTTCTATAGTCAGTCTTGGAAAGTCTCCTTCATACAAGGAAGTAGCATTGGCTCCACCAGGTAGTATTGCTAAAATGCAAACTGTTCTCCCTCAGAATGGCATTTCAGATAATCATGAGCATGGTATCCAAACACAAGGAGACGAAATAATTGAAATCAGAGGAGATTCCAACCCAAAGATAGCTGTTCTCAAAACTATGctcgaagaaaagaaggatTGTGTATTGGTTTCAACAGATGCATTACGAGAGCATACTGAACCTGttgagaagaaagaagatatTAAATCACCTGAAGTGAAGGAAGATAACACTTCACTGGTATTTGGGACTGTGGATGAACTTGGGTCCAGTGCTCTTAAGTTTCACGAAGCAGCAGTGGATAAAGTATTAGTAGATGGACTGCCAAAATCCATCGATTCTGTGAAGGAGGGACTGTGCGAGAATAATCCATCAAACACTTCTGAAATGCATGATTCCATCTCCACTTTGCAAGGAGTAGATGCTTTGGAAGCATCCTCTCTTGTTAATGCAGTTGATAGTCGGGGATTgccaaataaaaaattatctgCATCGGCAGCTCCATTCAATCCCTCACCATCCATTCGTGCTGCTCCGGTTCCCATGAACATTGCTATACCTTCTGGTCCGGGACCTATCCCAACTATTGCACCTTGGTCAGTAAACCTGAATATTCACCCAGGGGCTGCTGTCTTACCTACGGGTAATCCCATGTGCTCTTCTCCTCATCATCCTTACCCTTCTCCCCCTGCTACCCCAAACATAATACAGCCATTGCCATTTATGTTCCCTCCTCCTTACAATCAACCCCAAGTTGTACGAACCAGTACCTTTCCGGTTACAAGTGCGTTTCATCCGAATCATTTCACATGGCAGTGTAATGTGAACCCTAATGTATCTGAGTTTGTCCCTACAACAGTTTGGCATGGTTGCCATCCAATGGAATTCTCTGCCCCAGCACCTGTTGTTGAGCCACTCTCTGATCCCCCTCCCTTGGAGTCAAAAATTCAGAATGATGATTCTGCTCCAGTTCTGCCAGTGgacattgataatgtggaggATAGTAAGAAAGAGGCAGACCTTTTAACATCAGAGGCAACGTGTAATCCAATTGAAAGTGTCAAGGAAGTGTGTCCAGATCTTTGTGGGGTTGAAAATGCTCAGAACAAATCATGTGTCAACCAAAATGGAAAAGTTGGAAGTGGTGCTGAAGGGACGACTGATGGAGAGAAAACCTTCAGCATTTTGATAAGGGGCCGAAGAAACCGCAAGCAGACTTTGAGAATGCCAGTAAGTTTGCTCAGTCGACCATATGGCTCACAGTCCTTCAAAGTCATATATAACAGGGTGGTCAGGGGGAACGATGCTTCCAAACCCATCAGCTTTGCATCAAGTGAAAACTGCACAGCTACTGCTACATAG
- the LOC126803093 gene encoding protein REDUCED CHLOROPLAST COVERAGE 1 isoform X2 produces MAPRNSRGKGKVGEKKKKEEKVLPVVMDITVNLPDESSVVLKGISTDRIIDVRQLLSVNTETCNITNFSLSHEVRGKRLKDTVDVSALKPCVLTLVEEDYDEERATAHVRRVLDIVACTTSFGASPSPPLPAKDQTLKPDASPAAVSGKNAPDNSAKKSSAAAKPQASAGSDKRDVAVDSDAELSHSCLKLGSFYDFFSLAHLTPPLQFIRRVTKRQVDEISAEDHLYSLEVKLCNGKVLLVEACRKGFYSVGKQRVLCHNLVDLLRQLSRAFDNAYDDLMKAFSERNKFGNLPYGFRANTWLVPPVAGQSPSGFPALPVEDEAWGGNGGGLGRDGQFDLIPWANEFWYIASMPCKTAEERQVRDRKAFLLHSLFVDVSIFRAIKAVQHVMSKPDLTCSAANSDVLYSKRVGDLNVTVTKDVNNASCKVDTKIDGIQATGVDKKNLAQRNLLKGITADENTAAHDVTTLGVVNVRYCGYIAVVKVEGKETKKVNSPSQSMDLLDQREGGANALNINSLRLLLHTNTPSEQNKVASHGQGLEHEELSASCAFVENLLEESLAKLDKEEPDCDSFVRWELGACWIQHLQDQKNTDKDKKPLGEKPKNEMKVEGLGTPLRSLKNTKKKSEGLNIKGQSDSSKLHADGVVGEVENAIGIVDSKVETSARDNELVLTEMLSDAAFARLKESETGLHCKSMPELIDLSQKYYAEVALPKLVADFGSLELSPVDGRTLTDFMHTRGLRMRSLGQVVKLSDKLSHVQSLCIHEMIVRAFKHILQAVISAVKSTEKLAVSIAAALNLMLGDAESEDFNKSSNVHSLVWRWLDVFLRKRYGWDVSGFNYNDVRRFAILRGLCHKVGIEMVPRDFDMESPYPFQSSDIVSLVPVHKQAACSSADGRQLLESSKTALDKGKLEDAVAYGTKALAKLVAVCGPYHRMTAGAYSLLAVVLYHTGDFNQATIYQQKALDINERELGLDHPDTMKSYGDLAVFYYRLQHTELALKYVKRALYLLHLTCGPSHPNTAATYINVAMMEEGLGNVHVALRYLHKALKCNQKLLGPDHIQTAASYHAIAIALSLMEAYPLSVQHEQTTLQILRAKLGPDDLRTQDAAAWLEYFESKAFEQQEAARNGTRKPDASIASKGHLSVSDLLDYINPTHDAKGRDASMKRKTYITKLKEKSYQTITSASSDNSSKETTKEASDEENTLERTDKTEPIQENIRESVEPQHVVEEIPVESSNMVYSETHVEGEDDWQPVQRPRSVGSYGRRVKQRRAAIGKVYSYQKKYVDTVTDYPSVKNTNQNSRYYLLKKRPTSHGSFTENQIANSSQGTKFGRRIVKAIAYRVKSMPLSTKVDAAESLSSTSEVSPNVSPHGGPVKSSIVSLGKSPSYKEVALAPPGSIAKMQTVLPQNGISDNHEHGIQTQGDEIIEIRGDSNPKIAVLKTMLEEKKDCVLVSTDALREHTEPVEKKEDIKSPEVKEDNTSLVFGTVDELGSSALKFHEAAVDKVLVDGLPKSIDSVKEGLCENNPSNTSEMHDSISTLQGVDALEASSLVNAVDSRGLPNKKLSASAAPFNPSPSIRAAPVPMNIAIPSGPGPIPTIAPWSVNLNIHPGAAVLPTGNPMCSSPHHPYPSPPATPNIIQPLPFMFPPPYNQPQVVRTSTFPVTSAFHPNHFTWQCNVNPNVSEFVPTTVWHGCHPMEFSAPAPVVEPLSDPPPLESKIQNDDSAPVLPVDIDNVEDSKKEADLLTSEATCNPIESVKEVCPDLCGVENAQNKSCVNQNGKVGSGAEGTTDGEKTFSILIRGRRNRKQTLRMPVSLLSRPYGSQSFKVIYNRVVRGNDASKPISFASSENCTATAT; encoded by the exons ATGGCACCCAGAAACAGTCGTGGAAAGGGCAAAGttggagagaagaagaagaaggaagagaaGG TTCTTCCTGTTGTGATGGACATCACTGTGAACCTTCCAGATGAAAGCAGTGTTGTTTTAAAG GGAATATCGACGGATAGGATCATCGACGTCCGCCAACTATTATCGGTGAACACCGAAACTTGTAACATCACCAATTTCTCACTATCTCATGAG GTAAGAGGCAAACGTTTGAAAGATACGGTGGACGTCTCCGCACTCAAGCCATGCGTCCTCACCTTGGTCGAAG AGGACTATGATGAAGAGCGCGCCACCGCGCACGTGCGGCGCGTGCTGGACATCGTTGCCTGCACGACGAGCTTCGGCGCGTCACCGTCGCCGCCTCTTCCGGCGAAGGACCAAACCCTCAAGCCCGACGCCTCTCCCGCAGCCGTCTCCGGTAAAAACGCGCCGGATAACTCCGCCAAGAAATCCTCCGCCGCGGCCAAGCCTCAAGCCTCTGCCGGTTCTGATAAGCGTGACGTGGCGGTGGACTCGGACGCTGAGCTGAGCCACTCTTGCCTCAAGCTCGGCTCTTTCTACGACTTCTTCTCGCTCGCTCACCTCACTCCTCCTCTGCAAT TTATCAGAAGAGTGACGAAACGACAAGTCGATGAGATTTCGGCAGAAGATCACCTCTATTCTCTTGAA GTGAAGCTTTGCAATGGGAAGGTTCTGCTGGTTGAGGCTTGCCGGAAGGGCTTCTATAGTGTAGGAAAGCAGCGCGTTCTGTGTCATAACCTCGTCGATTTGCTACGCCAGCTCAGTAGAGCTTTCGACAAT GCTTATGATGATCTGATGAAAGCATTTTCGGAGCGTAATAAG TTTGGGAATCTTCCCTACGGCTTTCGAGCAAACACGTGGCTTGTACCGCCGGTTGCAGGGCAGTCTCCTTCGGGTTTTCCTGCTCTCCCTGTGGAGGACGAAGCTTGGGGAGGAAATGGAGGGGGTCTAGGAAGAGATGGGCAATTTGATCTGATTCCTTGGGCTAATGAGTTTTGGTATATTGCGTCTATGCCTTGCAAGACGGCAGAGGAGAGGCAGGTTCGAGATAGGAAGGCATTCCTTCTTCACAGCCTATTTGTCGACGTTTCCATTTTTAGAGCCATTAAAGCCGTGCAGCATGTGATGTCAAAGCCGGATTTGACTTGTTCAGCTGCAAACAGTGATGTTCTTTATAGTAAGAGAGTAGGGGACCTGAATGTGACAGTAACAAAGGATGTTAACAATGCAAGCTGTAAGGTAGATACTAAGATTGATGGAATTCAGGCAACTGGAGTGGATAAAAAGAATCTAGCACAGCGAAACCTTCTGAAAGGGATCACTGCTGACGAGAACACTGCTGCACAT GATGTCACCACTTTAGGTGTTGTCAATGTCCGATACTGTGGTTACATTGCAGTTGTGAAAGTTGAGGGGAAAGAAACTAAGAAAGTCAATTCTCCATCACAAAGCATGGACCTCCTTGATCAACGTGAAGGTGGTGCTAATGCCCTTAATATTAACAG TTTGAGATTATTACTTCACACGAATACACCTTCAGAGCAGAATAAAGTAGCATCACATGGGCAAGGTCTGGAACATGAAGAGCTTTCTGCTTCCTGCGCTTTTGTAGAGAATCTGTTAGAAGAAAGTCTTGCTAAGCTGGACAAAGAGGAGCCAGATTGTGATAGTTTTGTGAGATGGGAACTGGGAGCTTGCTGGATACAGCACTTGCAAGACCAAAAAAATACAGACAAGGATAAGAAACCATTGGGTGAGAAGCCTAAGAATGAGATGAAGGTCGAGGGACTTGGGACACCTCTCAGATCTCTTAAGAACACGAAGAAGAAATCAGAGGGACTCAATATCAAAGGCCAGTCTGATAGCTCAAAGTTGCATGCAGATGGTGTTGTGGGGGAAGTAGAAAATGCTATAGGTATTGTGGATTCAAAGGTTGAAACCAGTGCTAGGGATAATGAGCTTGTGCTGACAGAGATGCTGTCTGATGCAGCCTTTGCTCGACTAAAAGAATCAGAAACCGGACTTCATTGCAAG TCTATGCCAGAACTGATTGACTTATCTCAGAAGTATTATGCTGAAGTTGCTCTTCCAAAACTG GTAGCCGATTTTGGTTCATTGGAACTTTCACCAGTTGATGGTCGAACTTTGACTGATTTCATGCATACTAGAGGTCTTCGGATGCGTTCTCTTGGGCAAGTT GTCAAGCTGTCAGATAAGCTATCACATGTGCAGTCCCTTTGCATTCATGAGATGATAGTGCGAGCTTTTAAGCACATACTTCAGGCAGTGATTTCTGCTGTTAAAAGTACTGAGAAATTGGCTGTGTCGATTGCTGCTGCATTGAATCTCATGTTGGGGGATGCAGAAAGTGAAGATTTTAATAAGTCTTCCAACGTGCATTCCCTCGTGTGGAGATGGCTGGATGTATTCTTACGAAAGAGATATGGATGGGATGTTAGTGGCTTCAACTATAATGATGTGAGGCGATTTGCAATTTTACGCGGACTGTGTCATAAG GTGGGCATTGAGATGGTTCCACGAGATTTTGATATGGAGTCTCCATATCCATTTCAGAGTTCTGATATTGTCAGCTTAGTTCCAGTACATAAG caAGCTGCATGCTCTTCCGCAGATGGTAGGCAACTGCTGGAGTCATCAAAAACAGCCTTAGATAAGGGAAAACTTGAAGATGCAGTTGCATATGGTACTAAG GCTCTTGCAAAGTTGGTAGCAGTTTGTGGTCCATATCATCGAATGACAGCAGGAGCTTACAGCCTCCTTGCTGTAGTTTTGTATCACACTGGAGATTTTAATCAG GCTACAATTTATCAGCAAAAGGCTCTGGATATCAATGAGAGAGAATTAGGGCTTGACCATCCAGACACTATGAAGAGTTATGGGGATCTTGCTGTATTCTATTACAGACTTCAACATACCGAGCTGGCTCTCAA ATATGTAAAACGTGCCCTGTATCTCTTGCACCTCACATGTGGACCATCTCATCCGAACACTGCTGCCACATACATCAATGTGGCTATGATGGAAGAAGGCCTGGGAAATGTACATGTTGCCCTCAGATATCTACACAAGGCTTTGAAGTGTAATCAGAAGTTACTCGGCCCAGACCATATCCAg ACTGCGGCTAGTTACCATGCTATTGCAATTGCACTCTCATTGATGGAAGCATATCCTCTAAGTGTTCAGCATGAGCAAACAACATTGCAAATTCTGCGAGCAAAGCTTGGACCAGATGATCTACGTACACAA GATGCTGCTGCCTGGCTTGAATATTTTGAGTCCAAGGCTTTTGAACAGCAAGAAGCTGCAAGAAATGGGACTCGAAAGCCAGATGCATCTATAGCCAGCAAAGGCCACTTAAG TGTATCAGATTTGCTAGATTACATCAACCCCACTCATGATGCTAAAGGAAGAGATGCGTCAATGAAGAGGAAAACCTACATAACAAAG TTGAAGGAAAAATCCTATCAAACGATCACCTCAGCAAGTTCTGACAACTCTTCTAAGGAAACCACAAAAGAGGCCTCAgatgaagaaaatacacttgaACGGACAGATAAAACAGAACCCATCCAAGAAAACATCCGTGAATCGGTTGAACCCCAGCATGTTGTAGAAGAGATTCCTGTGGAAAGTTCAAATATGGTCTATTCAGAAACACATGTTGAAGGGGAAGATGACTGGCAACCTGTTCAAAGGCCTAGATCAGTGGGTTCATATGGGCGTCGTGTAAAGCAGCGGCGGGCAGCTATTGGGAAGGTCTATAGTTACCAGAAGAAATATGTAGATACTGTCACAGATTACCCTTCGGTGAAGAATACCAACCAAAACAGTAGGTATTATCTTCTAAAGAAAAGGCCGACATCACACGGAAGTTTTACAGAAAATCAGATTGCGAATTCCTCCCAAGGTACCAAGTTTGGACGGAGAATAGTAAAAGCCATTGCATACAGAGTCAAGTCTATGCCTTTGTCCACCAAAGTCGATGCAGCAGAAAGTTTGAGTTCCACATCAGAAGTCAGTCCAAATGTTTCCCCGCATGGTGGTCCAGTAAAAAGTTCTATAGTCAGTCTTGGAAAGTCTCCTTCATACAAGGAAGTAGCATTGGCTCCACCAGGTAGTATTGCTAAAATGCAAACTGTTCTCCCTCAGAATGGCATTTCAGATAATCATGAGCATGGTATCCAAACACAAGGAGACGAAATAATTGAAATCAGAGGAGATTCCAACCCAAAGATAGCTGTTCTCAAAACTATGctcgaagaaaagaaggatTGTGTATTGGTTTCAACAGATGCATTACGAGAGCATACTGAACCTGttgagaagaaagaagatatTAAATCACCTGAAGTGAAGGAAGATAACACTTCACTGGTATTTGGGACTGTGGATGAACTTGGGTCCAGTGCTCTTAAGTTTCACGAAGCAGCAGTGGATAAAGTATTAGTAGATGGACTGCCAAAATCCATCGATTCTGTGAAGGAGGGACTGTGCGAGAATAATCCATCAAACACTTCTGAAATGCATGATTCCATCTCCACTTTGCAAGGAGTAGATGCTTTGGAAGCATCCTCTCTTGTTAATGCAGTTGATAGTCGGGGATTgccaaataaaaaattatctgCATCGGCAGCTCCATTCAATCCCTCACCATCCATTCGTGCTGCTCCGGTTCCCATGAACATTGCTATACCTTCTGGTCCGGGACCTATCCCAACTATTGCACCTTGGTCAGTAAACCTGAATATTCACCCAGGGGCTGCTGTCTTACCTACGGGTAATCCCATGTGCTCTTCTCCTCATCATCCTTACCCTTCTCCCCCTGCTACCCCAAACATAATACAGCCATTGCCATTTATGTTCCCTCCTCCTTACAATCAACCCCAAGTTGTACGAACCAGTACCTTTCCGGTTACAAGTGCGTTTCATCCGAATCATTTCACATGGCAGTGTAATGTGAACCCTAATGTATCTGAGTTTGTCCCTACAACAGTTTGGCATGGTTGCCATCCAATGGAATTCTCTGCCCCAGCACCTGTTGTTGAGCCACTCTCTGATCCCCCTCCCTTGGAGTCAAAAATTCAGAATGATGATTCTGCTCCAGTTCTGCCAGTGgacattgataatgtggaggATAGTAAGAAAGAGGCAGACCTTTTAACATCAGAGGCAACGTGTAATCCAATTGAAAGTGTCAAGGAAGTGTGTCCAGATCTTTGTGGGGTTGAAAATGCTCAGAACAAATCATGTGTCAACCAAAATGGAAAAGTTGGAAGTGGTGCTGAAGGGACGACTGATGGAGAGAAAACCTTCAGCATTTTGATAAGGGGCCGAAGAAACCGCAAGCAGACTTTGAGAATGCCAGTAAGTTTGCTCAGTCGACCATATGGCTCACAGTCCTTCAAAGTCATATATAACAGGGTGGTCAGGGGGAACGATGCTTCCAAACCCATCAGCTTTGCATCAAGTGAAAACTGCACAGCTACTGCTACATAG